A DNA window from Streptococcus sp. LPB0220 contains the following coding sequences:
- the pepA gene encoding glutamyl aminopeptidase, with the protein MTDLFSKIKEVTEIPAISGHEAPVRDYLRQQLTPHVDEIVTDGLGGIFGVKHSTAADAPRILVAAHMDEVGFMISEIKADGTFRVVPIGGWNPMVVSSQRFKLFTRDGREYPAISGSVPPHLTRGTGGPTVPAISGIVFDAGFSSKAEAESYGVRPGDTLVPDSSAILTANGKNVISKAWDNRYGVLMVSELAKSLSGQALNNELYVGANVQEEVGLRGAHTSTTKFDPEIFLAVDCSPAADVFGDQGAIGEGTLLRFYDPGHIMLPNMKDFLLTTAEEAGIKFQYYCAKGGTDAGAAHLKNGGVPSTTIGVCARYIHSHQTLYAMDDFLQAQAFLQALVKKLDRSTVDLIKHY; encoded by the coding sequence ATGACTGATTTATTTTCTAAAATCAAAGAAGTAACTGAAATCCCTGCCATCTCAGGTCATGAAGCTCCTGTACGGGATTATTTGCGCCAACAATTGACCCCTCATGTGGACGAAATCGTGACAGATGGTCTCGGTGGGATCTTTGGAGTCAAACACTCAACAGCTGCCGACGCTCCTCGTATCTTAGTAGCTGCCCACATGGACGAAGTTGGTTTTATGATCAGCGAAATCAAAGCTGACGGAACTTTCCGTGTTGTCCCAATCGGAGGTTGGAATCCGATGGTCGTCAGCAGCCAACGCTTCAAACTCTTTACACGTGATGGACGTGAATACCCTGCTATTTCCGGATCTGTTCCTCCTCATTTGACACGTGGAACAGGTGGACCAACCGTACCTGCCATTAGCGGCATCGTCTTTGATGCAGGCTTTAGCTCTAAAGCCGAAGCTGAAAGCTATGGGGTCCGTCCTGGAGATACTTTGGTTCCAGATAGCTCTGCGATTCTCACTGCTAATGGTAAAAACGTCATCTCCAAAGCATGGGATAACCGCTACGGCGTCTTGATGGTCAGCGAATTGGCCAAGAGTCTTTCTGGACAAGCCTTAAACAACGAACTCTATGTAGGGGCTAACGTTCAAGAAGAAGTAGGACTTCGTGGTGCCCACACCTCAACTACTAAATTTGATCCTGAAATCTTCCTTGCTGTAGACTGTTCACCAGCAGCGGATGTCTTTGGGGACCAGGGCGCGATTGGTGAAGGAACACTGCTTCGCTTCTACGATCCAGGTCACATCATGCTACCAAATATGAAAGACTTCTTGCTCACAACTGCTGAGGAAGCGGGCATTAAATTCCAATACTATTGTGCCAAAGGTGGTACCGATGCAGGTGCAGCACACTTGAAGAACGGCGGAGTCCCATCAACAACCATCGGTGTCTGCGCACGTTACATCCACTCACACCAAACCCTCTATGCCATGGATGATTTCTTGCAAGCGCAAGCCTTCTTGCAAGCATTGGTTAAGAAATTGGATCGTTCTACAGTTGATCTGATCAAACACTATTAA
- a CDS encoding DUF4651 domain-containing protein, producing MKAKKIILSSLAVASAGALAAGVYKIAKDQKRLRTQEELVAEVREQMEAMGTIATLYVELYESSEERLVGGVIFEDERHYRFVYEDGLLQYEEEKL from the coding sequence ATGAAAGCTAAAAAAATTATTTTGTCTAGTCTGGCTGTAGCAAGTGCAGGAGCTCTTGCGGCCGGTGTTTATAAAATTGCCAAAGATCAAAAGCGTCTCCGTACTCAAGAAGAGTTGGTAGCAGAAGTACGGGAGCAAATGGAAGCTATGGGGACGATTGCGACCTTGTATGTGGAACTCTACGAGTCTAGTGAAGAGCGTTTAGTAGGAGGCGTCATTTTTGAAGATGAGCGCCATTACCGCTTTGTCTATGAGGATGGTCTTTTGCAGTACGAAGAGGAAAAACTATGA
- a CDS encoding thioredoxin family protein: protein MITPNSLEEIASYVEQEGKKVFVFSADWCGDCRYLKPFLPEIEAENPEFTFILIDRDAYMDLAKVWDVYGIPSLVVLEKDKEIGRFVNRDRKTKAQITAFLAGLK, encoded by the coding sequence ATGATTACACCAAATTCTCTAGAAGAAATTGCTTCTTATGTAGAGCAAGAGGGCAAGAAAGTCTTTGTCTTTTCAGCGGACTGGTGTGGGGATTGCCGTTATCTCAAGCCTTTTTTGCCGGAGATTGAGGCTGAAAATCCCGAATTTACCTTTATCTTAATTGACCGAGATGCCTATATGGATCTGGCGAAAGTCTGGGATGTTTATGGGATCCCTAGTTTGGTGGTTCTGGAAAAGGATAAGGAAATCGGACGGTTTGTCAATCGGGATCGGAAAACTAAAGCCCAGATTACAGCATTCTTAGCAGGATTAAAATAG
- the ytpR gene encoding YtpR family tRNA-binding protein: protein MIVTYNKEQVGDVLMLTLKNSGEAKLAVERKGKVARVYREDNQETVAWNIFELSTIFAVEGKGQVFLTDEQVDRLNQELEREGFSERLVNDREPKFVVGEILEMVAHSDSDHLNICQVAVGPDKTVQIVAGAPNARVGLKTIVALPGAMMPDGSLIFPGALRGEKSYGMMCSPRELHLPNAPQKRGIIELDDAEVAGTPFDPARHWHE, encoded by the coding sequence ATGATTGTAACATACAACAAAGAACAAGTCGGCGATGTATTGATGCTGACCTTGAAAAACAGTGGTGAAGCTAAGCTAGCGGTGGAGAGAAAAGGGAAGGTGGCTCGCGTTTACCGTGAGGACAACCAAGAAACAGTTGCCTGGAATATCTTTGAACTCTCAACTATCTTTGCCGTAGAAGGCAAGGGCCAAGTCTTTTTGACAGATGAGCAAGTGGATCGTTTGAACCAAGAATTGGAAAGAGAAGGTTTTTCAGAACGCTTGGTCAATGATCGGGAACCAAAATTTGTGGTGGGAGAAATCCTTGAAATGGTGGCCCATTCAGATAGTGACCACTTGAATATCTGCCAAGTAGCAGTTGGACCAGATAAGACAGTTCAGATTGTAGCAGGGGCTCCAAATGCGCGAGTGGGCCTCAAGACCATTGTCGCTCTTCCAGGTGCTATGATGCCGGATGGCAGCTTAATTTTCCCAGGGGCTCTTCGTGGAGAAAAAAGCTATGGCATGATGTGCAGTCCGCGTGAATTGCACTTGCCAAATGCTCCTCAAAAACGAGGTATTATTGAATTAGATGACGCAGAAGTAGCAGGGACACCTTTTGATCCTGCTCGTCACTGGCACGAATAA
- a CDS encoding single-stranded DNA-binding protein → MYNKVILIGRLVAAPELHKTSTDKSVARVTVAVNRRYKDQNGERETDFVNVVVWGKLAETMASYASKGSLISLDGEIRTRRYEKNGIMQYVTEVLCQSFQLLESRAQRAMRENGGTGDLADIILEEEDLPF, encoded by the coding sequence ATGTATAATAAAGTTATTTTAATCGGTCGCTTAGTGGCGGCCCCAGAATTGCATAAAACCAGCACAGACAAATCCGTTGCCCGAGTGACCGTTGCGGTCAATCGTCGCTACAAGGACCAAAACGGGGAGCGAGAGACTGATTTTGTCAATGTCGTTGTCTGGGGGAAATTGGCTGAAACCATGGCTAGTTATGCCAGCAAAGGGAGTTTGATCTCTTTGGATGGAGAGATTCGGACGCGCCGCTACGAGAAAAATGGCATCATGCAGTATGTGACAGAGGTCCTCTGCCAAAGTTTTCAGTTATTAGAGAGCCGCGCTCAGCGAGCGATGCGTGAAAATGGTGGAACGGGAGATTTAGCCGACATCATTTTAGAGGAGGAAGATCTTCCTTTTTAG
- a CDS encoding substrate-binding domain-containing protein, whose amino-acid sequence MKGKEERKERLKWLIKRVLLVIPVACILLWIYAVCQTSSIKDQTKIGVTYMTMNNEFYKSIHSEISRIADEKGALVSVRDPELDEKRQSQQIDDFCAQKVNVIVINPVKGDSQPILRALKKARKQGIKIIAVDTQLKHFKPDASIVSDNYQAGVLIAKELMKRSSNARILLLEHKGTVSADTRIQGFKDTIKGHGSYQIISELETKGQTEIAMPAVRKFLQSGGNIDTLVALNDRSAIGALAAIKEQGITHPIAIYGIDGSPDMKALLHSTDDVVGTVAQSPLKMGDRVMEVIQDMADGKSYQKEITIPVQMMTKENIDQFDVNGWQ is encoded by the coding sequence TTGAAGGGGAAAGAAGAAAGAAAAGAACGGTTGAAATGGCTGATAAAACGGGTTTTACTGGTGATTCCAGTGGCCTGCATCCTCTTGTGGATCTATGCCGTTTGTCAAACCAGTAGCATCAAGGATCAGACCAAGATCGGTGTCACCTATATGACCATGAACAATGAGTTCTATAAAAGTATTCATTCGGAAATTAGTCGGATTGCCGATGAGAAAGGGGCTCTTGTATCTGTCCGAGATCCAGAATTGGACGAAAAAAGGCAGAGCCAGCAGATCGATGATTTTTGCGCTCAAAAGGTAAATGTGATTGTGATTAATCCGGTCAAAGGGGATAGTCAGCCCATTTTAAGAGCTCTTAAAAAAGCTAGAAAACAAGGAATTAAGATTATTGCAGTTGATACCCAGCTCAAGCATTTTAAGCCGGATGCCAGCATTGTCTCTGATAACTACCAAGCAGGAGTCTTGATTGCGAAAGAGTTGATGAAACGCTCTTCAAATGCTCGTATTTTGCTCTTGGAGCATAAGGGGACTGTTTCGGCAGATACGCGGATACAGGGATTTAAGGATACCATCAAAGGACATGGCTCTTATCAGATCATCTCGGAACTAGAAACCAAGGGGCAGACGGAGATCGCCATGCCTGCTGTCCGTAAGTTCTTGCAGTCAGGGGGAAATATCGATACACTAGTCGCCCTGAATGACCGCTCAGCTATAGGAGCTTTAGCGGCCATCAAGGAGCAAGGAATCACCCACCCCATTGCGATCTATGGGATTGATGGCTCACCAGATATGAAAGCCTTGCTGCACTCGACAGATGATGTCGTGGGAACCGTTGCCCAGTCTCCGTTGAAGATGGGAGACCGCGTGATGGAGGTCATCCAAGATATGGCTGATGGGAAGAGCTACCAAAAAGAAATAACCATTCCGGTTCAAATGATGACAAAGGAAAACATCGATCAATTTGATGTGAATGGGTGGCAGTAA
- a CDS encoding sensor histidine kinase, translating into MRKFRGVRYSLAILMVVNFIAVMLNSIIYLQATNYIIAQRQASLLVERLERIPFAPSTTFWLSALLFAGIALISMSRYRSQTSRWSIFDKWNILEILLMLLLMWVQNVAYNGLILLVFADIFYGSKELNTKRDRKYWFAFILVSFLILLVTNSDVFSLFFPIPSLDVYIHFYPASIRILAFFLKNSLYALNMVLFIISLLFYIMNVLAENHEVEEELAMVSKVNTELNNYMALSEKIAEDRERKRIAREIHDTLGHALTGISAGLDAVGVLIDIDPNRAKEQVKSVSEVVREGIQDVRGSLNRLRPGALEGRTLKDALEKMIREYQTLSNLQVDLHYEWVDVDMDVMIEDTIFRVIQESMTNAVRHGHASQMSLHFFEDEEDYLIELQDNGVGFETLTYGYGLKQMMERISILGGQLQFESRDGFFTRVSLPKYKEGR; encoded by the coding sequence ATGAGAAAATTTAGAGGTGTGAGATACAGTTTGGCCATTCTGATGGTCGTGAATTTTATCGCTGTGATGCTCAACAGTATCATCTATCTTCAAGCAACCAACTATATCATTGCCCAACGGCAAGCTTCTCTATTAGTAGAACGTTTAGAGCGTATTCCTTTTGCGCCTTCGACAACTTTTTGGTTGTCTGCGCTCTTATTTGCTGGAATTGCCTTGATCTCCATGAGTCGTTACCGGTCTCAAACGAGTCGATGGTCCATTTTTGATAAGTGGAACATTTTGGAGATCCTCCTGATGTTGCTCTTGATGTGGGTCCAAAATGTAGCTTATAACGGGCTGATTCTCTTGGTTTTTGCGGATATCTTCTATGGTTCCAAAGAGTTGAATACCAAGCGAGACCGCAAGTATTGGTTTGCGTTTATCCTAGTGAGTTTCTTGATTCTACTTGTGACCAATTCAGACGTCTTTTCGCTTTTCTTTCCGATACCTTCTCTGGATGTCTATATTCATTTTTACCCTGCCTCCATCCGGATTCTGGCCTTTTTCTTAAAGAATTCCCTCTATGCCTTGAATATGGTTCTCTTCATTATTTCGCTTTTGTTCTATATTATGAATGTTCTTGCGGAAAACCACGAAGTAGAAGAAGAGCTGGCCATGGTTTCGAAGGTGAATACGGAGTTGAACAACTATATGGCCTTGTCTGAGAAGATTGCAGAGGATCGAGAGCGCAAGCGGATTGCTCGGGAGATTCACGATACCTTGGGACACGCGCTAACAGGGATATCGGCAGGCTTAGATGCTGTCGGAGTCTTGATTGATATCGATCCCAATCGGGCAAAAGAGCAGGTAAAAAGCGTATCAGAAGTTGTCCGTGAAGGAATCCAGGATGTGAGGGGCTCTCTTAACCGCCTCCGTCCAGGTGCCCTTGAGGGACGAACCCTCAAAGATGCTTTAGAAAAGATGATCCGCGAGTACCAGACGCTTTCCAACTTGCAGGTTGATTTACACTATGAATGGGTCGATGTCGATATGGACGTCATGATTGAAGATACGATCTTTCGTGTGATCCAAGAGTCTATGACCAATGCGGTTCGCCACGGTCATGCCAGTCAGATGAGCCTTCATTTTTTTGAGGATGAAGAAGATTACCTGATCGAGTTGCAGGACAATGGGGTTGGGTTTGAAACCTTGACTTATGGCTATGGACTCAAACAGATGATGGAACGAATTTCTATCCTAGGAGGACAGCTTCAATTTGAAAGCCGCGATGGATTTTTCACGCGCGTCAGTTTACCGAAATATAAAGAAGGGAGATAA
- a CDS encoding response regulator transcription factor, with translation MVIKVMVADDQALIRESLKIILSAHPDIEVVATVEDGNHVLSSIPQTHPDLILMDIRMPGMDGVLATKEVKEHYPDIKIIILTTFDDDEFIYSALKYGASGYLLKGASTEELYEAIKVVYQGGAMINPNIASKVFQIFSQMAKSNFSIAVDEDNVKDLSTTEWRIIQEVGYGESNKEIAAKLFLSEGTVRNYLSTILAKLNLRDRTQLAIWSVQTGVTRRDFSKGNTE, from the coding sequence ATGGTAATAAAAGTAATGGTGGCAGATGACCAGGCCTTGATTCGAGAATCTCTGAAAATTATTTTGTCAGCCCACCCCGATATCGAAGTGGTGGCCACAGTGGAAGACGGCAATCACGTCCTGTCTAGCATTCCCCAAACCCATCCTGACCTAATCTTGATGGATATCCGGATGCCAGGGATGGATGGGGTTTTGGCGACAAAAGAAGTAAAAGAACACTATCCGGATATCAAAATTATTATTTTAACGACCTTTGATGATGATGAATTTATCTATAGTGCGCTCAAGTATGGTGCTTCAGGTTATCTTTTAAAGGGAGCCTCGACAGAGGAACTCTATGAAGCGATTAAGGTGGTGTATCAGGGCGGAGCCATGATCAACCCGAATATCGCTAGTAAAGTCTTTCAAATTTTCTCACAAATGGCTAAATCCAACTTCTCTATTGCTGTGGATGAGGACAATGTCAAGGATTTGAGCACAACAGAATGGCGCATTATCCAAGAAGTTGGCTATGGGGAGTCCAATAAAGAAATTGCGGCCAAACTCTTCTTGTCAGAAGGAACCGTGCGCAATTACTTATCAACGATTTTGGCGAAATTAAACCTAAGAGATCGAACGCAATTAGCGATCTGGTCAGTCCAAACTGGAGTGACGAGACGTGATTTTTCTAAAGGAAATACAGAATGA
- a CDS encoding ABC transporter substrate-binding protein translates to MKLKRKHLCWGLGLLVALCASASFYWWKQQPTVLHIGVYAGSSWDVPTSQRSHALDRAIEKFEKSHPHVRVEYENGIPQSDYSDWLSEKIVSGKTPDVFMVSEQDLSLLAARGVLEKLNGYMDRKDQAAFYPVAFESGVYQGQTYALPYESNPILMCVNKDLLDKEGIAVPKEGWTLEEFYTICKKLTKDTNGDGQLDQFGSTEYTWKEALAANGGHLFQGGMLKLTAPKVKESLTFLQKLEDLNKNYKVSSKDFDQGKVAFYPMTLAQYRTYKPYPYHVSKYSNFTWTCIPMPAKSKTTKATLVTTTSFAMSARSSHSKLAWELMQVLTEDPEIQQTLFAQSQGISVMPQVVKSRSSKDLLQVDDFGTDSLTNQTLNRIMEQAVESSPKNVSKEVLEKLDYLIGNALRDQDVENRLPQIQREIESSLQVGV, encoded by the coding sequence ATGAAATTGAAGCGAAAGCATCTTTGTTGGGGGCTTGGTCTCCTTGTTGCGCTCTGTGCGAGCGCGAGTTTTTATTGGTGGAAACAGCAACCGACCGTGCTTCATATTGGCGTGTATGCAGGTTCTAGTTGGGATGTGCCGACCAGTCAACGTTCCCATGCCTTGGATCGTGCGATTGAAAAATTTGAAAAGTCTCATCCCCACGTTCGTGTGGAGTATGAAAATGGGATCCCGCAGTCAGATTATTCAGACTGGCTCTCTGAAAAGATTGTCTCAGGAAAGACACCAGATGTGTTTATGGTCTCTGAGCAAGATCTTTCCTTATTAGCGGCGCGTGGCGTATTAGAAAAGTTAAACGGCTATATGGATCGAAAAGATCAAGCTGCCTTTTACCCCGTTGCCTTTGAATCAGGTGTCTATCAGGGGCAAACCTATGCCTTACCTTATGAAAGTAATCCGATTTTGATGTGTGTCAATAAAGATCTCTTGGATAAAGAAGGCATCGCGGTTCCTAAAGAAGGTTGGACCCTTGAAGAGTTCTATACGATTTGCAAGAAACTAACCAAAGATACCAATGGAGATGGGCAATTGGACCAATTTGGGAGCACAGAATACACCTGGAAAGAAGCCTTGGCGGCAAATGGAGGTCATCTCTTCCAAGGAGGCATGCTCAAGCTGACAGCTCCAAAAGTCAAAGAGTCTTTGACTTTTCTTCAAAAATTGGAAGATCTAAATAAAAATTACAAGGTGAGCTCTAAAGATTTTGACCAGGGGAAAGTCGCCTTCTATCCCATGACCTTGGCCCAATATCGGACCTATAAACCTTATCCCTACCACGTTTCTAAATATTCAAACTTCACCTGGACCTGTATCCCGATGCCGGCTAAGTCAAAAACGACCAAGGCAACCTTGGTCACGACGACTTCTTTTGCTATGTCAGCCCGAAGTTCTCATTCCAAGTTAGCTTGGGAGTTGATGCAAGTTTTGACAGAGGATCCAGAAATTCAACAAACCCTCTTTGCCCAATCCCAAGGGATCTCTGTCATGCCACAGGTAGTCAAGAGTCGCTCTAGTAAAGACCTTCTGCAGGTGGATGATTTTGGAACGGATTCCCTGACCAATCAGACCTTGAACCGCATCATGGAACAAGCTGTTGAAAGTAGTCCTAAAAATGTCTCAAAAGAGGTGCTAGAAAAGCTAGACTACTTGATTGGCAATGCCTTGCGCGATCAAGATGTTGAGAACCGCTTGCCTCAAATTCAGAGGGAGATTGAAAGTAGTCTACAGGTAGGAGTTTAG
- a CDS encoding PTS sugar transporter subunit IIA, translated as MKYLILVSHGGLAEGLKTSLAMFAGDKMDQVIAVGLKEGKSVDDFAVDFRESISGLTADDSVLVLADIVGGSPLTTAATVLEEAGKLDGALILGGMNLTMALTAVVMKDVLDGDDLSATILSEARSALQPFEVSATGAEEDDDDI; from the coding sequence ATGAAATACCTCATTTTGGTCAGTCATGGTGGACTGGCAGAAGGTCTAAAAACATCACTAGCCATGTTTGCTGGTGATAAGATGGATCAGGTCATCGCGGTTGGACTCAAAGAAGGAAAATCGGTCGATGACTTCGCAGTTGATTTCAGAGAGAGCATTTCAGGATTGACAGCTGATGATTCTGTTTTGGTCTTGGCAGATATCGTAGGTGGTAGTCCATTAACCACTGCAGCCACGGTTCTAGAAGAAGCTGGAAAGCTCGATGGAGCCTTGATTCTTGGTGGGATGAACCTCACCATGGCCTTGACGGCAGTTGTGATGAAGGATGTGTTGGATGGAGACGATTTGTCAGCCACCATCTTATCAGAAGCACGATCTGCACTACAGCCTTTTGAAGTTTCAGCCACTGGTGCTGAAGAAGATGATGACGATATTTAA
- a CDS encoding PTS system mannose/fructose/N-acetylgalactosamine-transporter subunit IIB — translation MVVTFVRIDDRMIHGQTVTRWAKEKPCDGLIAVNDAAASNKVLIQAYKGASDKKTFVWTKEAFKEKSAKVTESDSRYFLITKNPIDMKEILVDQGFVPGDVKEIIVGPANDRPGAVKLGNNQSITQEEAEAFQAIQAAGYKVKFQLLPDVSIGYWDDFKSKFGF, via the coding sequence ATGGTAGTAACATTTGTACGGATTGATGACCGCATGATTCACGGTCAGACAGTCACACGCTGGGCAAAGGAAAAACCATGTGATGGTTTGATTGCCGTAAACGATGCAGCAGCATCAAACAAGGTTTTGATCCAAGCTTACAAAGGTGCATCAGACAAGAAAACCTTTGTATGGACAAAGGAAGCCTTTAAAGAAAAATCAGCAAAAGTAACAGAATCAGATAGTCGTTACTTCTTGATCACCAAAAATCCAATCGATATGAAGGAAATTTTGGTCGACCAAGGGTTTGTCCCAGGTGATGTTAAAGAAATCATCGTAGGCCCTGCCAATGATCGTCCTGGAGCTGTGAAATTGGGAAATAACCAATCCATCACTCAGGAAGAAGCAGAAGCCTTCCAAGCTATTCAAGCAGCAGGCTACAAGGTGAAATTCCAATTGTTGCCAGATGTTTCCATCGGTTATTGGGATGATTTCAAATCAAAATTTGGTTTTTAA
- a CDS encoding PTS mannose/fructose/sorbose/N-acetylgalactosamine transporter subunit IIC codes for MTISWIQAILLGIFASLSSMPGMGGSSIGNYTLGRPLIGGLISGLILGDVTTGIMVGVALQVVYIALVTPGGTVSADVRAISYIGVPLAILFVHANNITDEAGIAAAAAPIGAAVGTIGTVLFYGTATMNLVWQHIGWKAVEEGNFKKLYAVDWVYPWISHFLFSFLPTMIITKYGENMVDLMKQYLPMDGYWMKALFTVGALLPCVGIAILLKQIVTEATDFIPFFVGFTLAKSLGLNLVSSAVVSLIFAVIYYELEVIKSMKAAPAGAVDLDDDEEDI; via the coding sequence ATGACAATTTCATGGATTCAAGCAATCTTGCTTGGTATTTTCGCCAGCTTGTCTTCAATGCCTGGTATGGGAGGTTCCAGTATCGGGAACTATACACTCGGTCGTCCTTTGATCGGTGGGTTGATTTCAGGTTTAATTCTTGGAGATGTGACAACTGGTATTATGGTCGGGGTTGCCCTTCAAGTCGTTTATATCGCCTTGGTAACACCTGGTGGTACCGTATCTGCCGATGTGCGTGCCATCTCTTACATCGGTGTTCCTCTTGCTATCTTGTTTGTGCATGCCAATAACATCACAGATGAAGCTGGAATCGCCGCAGCTGCAGCTCCAATCGGTGCAGCCGTTGGGACAATCGGTACAGTTCTTTTCTACGGTACCGCTACTATGAACTTGGTTTGGCAACACATTGGTTGGAAAGCCGTTGAAGAAGGGAACTTCAAAAAACTCTACGCAGTTGACTGGGTTTACCCTTGGATCTCTCACTTCCTCTTCTCTTTCCTTCCAACAATGATTATCACCAAATACGGTGAAAACATGGTTGATTTGATGAAACAATACCTTCCTATGGATGGTTACTGGATGAAAGCCCTCTTTACAGTCGGTGCTCTTCTCCCATGTGTCGGTATTGCCATCTTGTTGAAACAAATTGTTACAGAAGCAACTGACTTCATTCCATTCTTTGTTGGATTTACCTTGGCGAAATCTCTCGGATTGAACTTGGTATCCAGTGCCGTTGTTTCATTAATCTTTGCAGTAATCTACTATGAACTTGAAGTGATCAAATCGATGAAAGCTGCTCCAGCCGGAGCGGTGGATCTAGACGATGATGAGGAGGATATTTAA
- a CDS encoding PTS system mannose/fructose/sorbose family transporter subunit IID, with protein sequence MRRIFKMADRKKISKKTLAKAFHHWYYGHLTCFSQEHMQTFGYLTSMLPIVEEMYDTKEEQKDAMQTYTAFFNTEPQLGSLVVGITAGLEEARANGDAVDGETINGMRAGLMGPIAGIGDSLVVGTLIPVLLGIALGLSKGGNVAGALFYIVVWNLLVYFGMRFAFFKGYQLGDKAVEFLVGPKGQALRKAISVVGGMVIGAVAATWVSVTTALQFKNAEGKVFLNIQEKIDGVYPGLLTAAFITLCWWLMSKKKISPNKVMLLLVVVALIGVALGIFDPHLKY encoded by the coding sequence ATGAGGAGGATATTTAAAATGGCTGATAGAAAGAAAATTTCAAAGAAAACATTAGCAAAAGCATTCCATCATTGGTATTATGGTCATTTGACTTGTTTCTCTCAAGAACATATGCAAACCTTCGGGTACTTGACTTCTATGCTTCCAATCGTAGAAGAAATGTATGACACAAAAGAAGAACAAAAGGATGCTATGCAAACCTATACAGCCTTCTTCAACACTGAACCACAACTTGGATCTCTTGTTGTAGGGATCACAGCTGGTTTGGAAGAAGCGCGTGCAAACGGAGATGCAGTAGATGGCGAAACCATCAACGGTATGCGTGCCGGTTTGATGGGACCAATCGCTGGTATTGGTGACTCATTGGTTGTTGGTACCTTGATCCCAGTTCTCTTGGGGATTGCCCTTGGTCTTTCTAAAGGTGGTAACGTCGCTGGTGCTCTCTTCTACATCGTCGTATGGAACCTCTTAGTCTACTTTGGTATGCGCTTTGCCTTCTTCAAAGGTTACCAATTAGGGGATAAAGCCGTTGAATTCCTTGTAGGACCAAAAGGACAAGCTCTTCGTAAAGCGATCAGCGTTGTCGGTGGTATGGTTATCGGTGCCGTAGCAGCTACTTGGGTATCTGTTACAACAGCCCTTCAATTCAAGAACGCTGAAGGAAAAGTCTTCTTGAACATCCAAGAAAAGATCGATGGTGTTTATCCAGGTCTCTTGACAGCGGCCTTCATCACTCTTTGCTGGTGGTTGATGTCTAAGAAAAAAATTTCACCAAACAAAGTTATGTTACTTCTCGTTGTAGTGGCTTTGATCGGTGTTGCCCTTGGTATCTTTGATCCACATCTTAAATACTAA
- the groES gene encoding co-chaperone GroES, producing the protein MLKPLGDRVVLKVEEKEQTVGGFVLAGASKADTKTAEVVAVGEGVRTLSGELIAPAVKAGDHVLVESHAGIEVKDGEETYTIVGTANILAIVE; encoded by the coding sequence ATGTTAAAACCATTAGGAGACCGTGTGGTCTTAAAAGTAGAAGAAAAAGAACAGACTGTTGGAGGTTTTGTCCTCGCAGGTGCGAGCAAGGCTGATACAAAAACAGCAGAAGTAGTGGCTGTTGGTGAAGGTGTGCGTACCCTAAGTGGTGAACTCATTGCTCCAGCTGTAAAAGCAGGAGACCACGTTTTGGTTGAAAGCCATGCAGGAATTGAAGTGAAAGATGGGGAAGAAACCTACACCATCGTTGGAACAGCAAACATTCTTGCAATTGTAGAGTAA